The Saccharicrinis carchari genomic sequence GCCTATTTGGGAGTATATGTAAGCCCCGAAAATATTAGTTTCCTTTCTATCGTAGGATTTGGCTTTCCGCTTATTTGGCTTGCCAACCTGTTTTTTGCGGTTTTTTGGATTTTCAGAAAACGTAAACGAGCGGTTCTTTCTTTCCTGGCTATTATTGTAACCTGGCGACTATGGCAGGCTGTTTTCCCGATGAACCTGGGGCACGAAATAAACAGCAAAGAACTCAACAACCCCTTACATGTTATGTCGTACAATGTGCGCATGTTCGATAAATATGTGTGGACCGGTGATAAAGATACACCTCAAAAAATTTATGATTTTATCAAAGAACAAAATCCTGATGTACTTTGTGTGCAGGAATTTTATATCAACAACAAAAAAACCCAACATTCCGAAAACAACATCCTATCAAAATTTAAACAGTTTAAATACAAGCATTTAGAATACAATATAAAAACCCATTCCGGAAAGAAATATGGCTTAGCCACTTTTTCAAAATACCCTATAACCCATCAAAAACCCTTGTTATTTGAGAATACCACCAACTTCAGCATTCAAACAGATATCGAAGTAAAAGGACAGCGGATACGGGTATTCAATAATCATCTGGAATCCGTTCGCCTAAAGCAAGAGAATTATAATTTCATCGACAGCTTAGAGTTTAAAAGTGATAAAGAGCGGGCTAAAGGAGCCTACGATATACTAAAAAAATTAAACAAAGCACTGGCACATCGGGCTACTCAGGCACAAACCATAGGGCGGCACATCCAGAACTCTCCCTACCCGGCAGTTGTATGTGGCGATTTTAACGACACACCAGTTTCCTATGTCTACCGTACAGTCAGGGGCGAACTGAAAGATGCTTTTATTGAATCCGGAAGAGGACTGGGGGGAACCTACAACGGCAAACTACCCTCCTTTCGTATCGACTTTATTTTTCATGATGCCAGGTTTAAGTCGTATAACTTTAAGCGTAATAAAATGAACTACAGCGACCATTATCCTATTTCTGCACTTATAGAACTGCAGCCAAAAAGATAAAAACGCTCTTGCAAGTCAACATCTCCACTTGCATATACATGGCCAAACCCATAATTACTTTTTTTACCAAATGGATGCAATCATGAAAAAAATTCTATTTTATTGGGGCGAGCTAAAATCCACCTTCTGGTTTTTACCAGTTGTATTTATTCTGTTGGCAATAGTTTTTGCATTACTATTTGCCTATTTCGATAGTCAGGTGCAGTTTCCCGACAAAGGTATTTGGCCTTATATTTTGGTTGGGAGTGCTTCTTCGGCCCGTACCATACTGGCCACCATTTCGGCCGCCATGATTGGGGTAGCCGGAACGGTATTTTCCATTACGCTGGTTGCCCTCACCTTGGCATCGTCGCAATTTGGCCCACGGCTTATCCGTAATTTTATGTACGATCGTTTTAACCAGGTGGTGCTGGGTACCTATATCGCTACCTTTATTTATTGTTTGATGGTGCTAAACACAATAAAAGAAACCGACCATCTTATCTATATTCCCTCGCTATCTATATTGTTTGCCATTATAGCTGCGGTTGCTAACATCATTCTTCTTGTAATTTTTATCCACCATATATCCGTGAGCATCCAGGCCGACAAGGTAATCTCTGACATATCGGAATCTATGTCAAAAAACATCAGCTCCTTATTTCCCGATACATTAGACGATGTTAAAAGTAAAAGGCCCCATTACGACGAAAAGGCACTGAAGAACGCCTGTACAACAAAACAAACCATTTTAGCTGCTAAAAGTGGTTACCTACAATATATCGACAATGATGCCCTGGTAGCCTTAGCGTTAGATTATGATTTTTTAATACATTTAAATTGCAGGGCAGGCGATTATTTGGTCAAAGAGTCTGAATTAGGGACAGTATATGCCGGTAAAAACATTGAGGATGAACAAATAAAAAAAATTAGCCATCAGCTTATTATTGGCCAAACCCGCACACGACAACAAGATGCGGAACACGCCATTCATCAAATGGTAGAGATAGCTGCCAGAGCGCTGTCGCCGGGTGTTAACGACCCCTATACGGCCATAGCCTGTATCGATAATCTCACCTCCACCATGTGCTACTTATCCAGGGTTAAATTTCCCTCAAAACACCGCACGGATAAGGATAAGCGTTTACGCCTTATCGTAGAAACATTTTCGTTTAACGGCATGCTCAATGCGGCTTTTAACCAAATACGTCAATACGCCAAAGGGAGCCCTTCGGTTGTTATACGCTTGATGGATGCTTTAATAACGATAGATCAATTTACCCATAAACCGGACTACAAAATATCGCTTAAGAAACATGCAGAAATGATAATGAACATGGCAAAAGAATCGTTTACTGAACCAAACGATATAAAAGATGTTAAAGAAAGGTATGCGCTAATTGTGAAAGACTAATTAGTACTTGCAAGAGATTAATAAAGACGGCGAATAAATTTGTTTTATTACAGCTACGAATTAAAGATTGGTTTATTTTTTTTGTGCACAAACTAATTTGCTATTTTTGCAGAAGAACATATTAAAATAAAGTATTAATTATATAATAATTACGCTATGGCAATTGAAGTAACAGATGCAAATTTTGAAGAAATAGTTCTAAAATCGGACAAACCAGTATTGGTTGATTTTTGGGCTGAATGGTGCGGTCCCTGCAGAATGGTTGGCCCAGTGGTAAAAGAATTGGCCGACGATTACGGCGACAAAGCGGTTGTAACCAAAATGGATGTGGACAGTAATCCGGCCACCTCGGTTAAGTTTGGGATCAGAAACATACCCACTATACTTTTCTTTAAAAACGGAGAAGTAGTTGACAAGCAAGTTGGTGCCGTTCCAAAAACTATTTTGGCATCCAAGCTTGATGCCCTCATGTAATGGATTAAAATAAAAGCTTAAAAAGGTCATTCGTTAAGGATGACCTTTTTTTATGCCTGTTTTGCTGCAAATTTTACTTTAAATAAGTACTAATCTCAACTTTTCCGCTTACTTTTAAAAAAAAAGAAACTATGGATGCTACTTTTTATGATTCGTTTTGGTTTGTTTTTG encodes the following:
- a CDS encoding DUF2254 domain-containing protein, with translation MKKILFYWGELKSTFWFLPVVFILLAIVFALLFAYFDSQVQFPDKGIWPYILVGSASSARTILATISAAMIGVAGTVFSITLVALTLASSQFGPRLIRNFMYDRFNQVVLGTYIATFIYCLMVLNTIKETDHLIYIPSLSILFAIIAAVANIILLVIFIHHISVSIQADKVISDISESMSKNISSLFPDTLDDVKSKRPHYDEKALKNACTTKQTILAAKSGYLQYIDNDALVALALDYDFLIHLNCRAGDYLVKESELGTVYAGKNIEDEQIKKISHQLIIGQTRTRQQDAEHAIHQMVEIAARALSPGVNDPYTAIACIDNLTSTMCYLSRVKFPSKHRTDKDKRLRLIVETFSFNGMLNAAFNQIRQYAKGSPSVVIRLMDALITIDQFTHKPDYKISLKKHAEMIMNMAKESFTEPNDIKDVKERYALIVKD
- a CDS encoding endonuclease/exonuclease/phosphatase family protein, producing the protein MRNFFHKITRSLLSILNLIALLLLGLAYLGVYVSPENISFLSIVGFGFPLIWLANLFFAVFWIFRKRKRAVLSFLAIIVTWRLWQAVFPMNLGHEINSKELNNPLHVMSYNVRMFDKYVWTGDKDTPQKIYDFIKEQNPDVLCVQEFYINNKKTQHSENNILSKFKQFKYKHLEYNIKTHSGKKYGLATFSKYPITHQKPLLFENTTNFSIQTDIEVKGQRIRVFNNHLESVRLKQENYNFIDSLEFKSDKERAKGAYDILKKLNKALAHRATQAQTIGRHIQNSPYPAVVCGDFNDTPVSYVYRTVRGELKDAFIESGRGLGGTYNGKLPSFRIDFIFHDARFKSYNFKRNKMNYSDHYPISALIELQPKR
- the trxA gene encoding thioredoxin, producing MAIEVTDANFEEIVLKSDKPVLVDFWAEWCGPCRMVGPVVKELADDYGDKAVVTKMDVDSNPATSVKFGIRNIPTILFFKNGEVVDKQVGAVPKTILASKLDALM